The following proteins come from a genomic window of Streptomyces liliiviolaceus:
- a CDS encoding alpha/beta hydrolase, with product MYIRRRLRSPRAHRSLRAYGTLFAVAGLLVSACSAGSSTTAASPAGSVALRALPEATPSALAPYYAQRPKWRACGVAGFECATLKAPLDYAEPTKGDIRLAVARKKATGPGKRIGSLLVNPGGPGGSAVDYLQSYAGIGYPAKVRARYDMVAVDPRGVARSEPVECLTGKRMDAYTQTDTTPDDARETTELVDAYKEFAAACGQRSANLLRHVSTVEAARDMDLVRAALGDEKLSYVGASYGTFLGATYAGLYPERVGRLVLDGAMDPSLPARQLNRDQTAGFETAFRSFAKDCVGESDCPLGGKGTTPEQVGKNLKAFFRKLDSAPIDAGDADGRKLGEALATTGVIAAMYDEGAWPQLREALTTAMKDKDGAGLLVLSDSYYEREADGTYANLMSANAAVNCLDLPAAFASPEEVEKGVPDFEKASPVFGEGLAWASLNCAYWPVKPTGEPHRIEAKGAAPIVVVGTVRDPATPYPWAQSLATQLSSGALLTYDGDGHTAYGRGSACIDSAINQYLLEGTPPQKGKRCSAT from the coding sequence ATGTACATCAGGCGCCGTCTCAGGTCACCCCGGGCTCACCGATCCCTCCGCGCGTACGGCACCCTGTTCGCCGTCGCCGGACTCCTCGTCTCCGCCTGCTCCGCGGGGAGTTCGACGACCGCCGCGAGCCCGGCCGGGTCGGTGGCGCTGCGCGCGCTGCCCGAGGCCACCCCGTCCGCGCTGGCCCCGTACTACGCGCAGCGGCCGAAGTGGCGGGCCTGCGGTGTCGCCGGCTTCGAGTGCGCCACGCTGAAGGCGCCGCTCGACTACGCCGAGCCGACCAAGGGCGACATCCGGCTGGCGGTGGCCCGCAAGAAGGCCACCGGGCCGGGCAAGCGGATCGGCTCGCTGCTGGTCAACCCGGGAGGGCCGGGCGGATCGGCGGTCGACTACCTCCAGTCGTACGCGGGCATCGGCTACCCGGCGAAGGTGCGCGCCCGCTACGACATGGTCGCGGTGGACCCGCGGGGCGTCGCCCGCAGCGAGCCCGTCGAATGCCTCACGGGCAAGCGGATGGACGCGTACACGCAGACGGACACGACCCCCGACGACGCGCGCGAGACCACCGAACTGGTCGACGCCTACAAGGAGTTCGCGGCGGCCTGCGGACAGCGCTCGGCGAACCTGCTGCGCCATGTGTCCACGGTCGAGGCGGCCCGTGACATGGATCTCGTACGGGCCGCGCTGGGCGACGAGAAGCTGAGTTACGTGGGTGCCTCGTACGGCACGTTCCTCGGGGCGACCTACGCGGGGCTGTATCCGGAGCGCGTCGGCCGGCTGGTCCTGGACGGCGCGATGGACCCGTCCCTGCCCGCGCGACAGCTGAACCGCGACCAGACGGCCGGCTTCGAGACGGCCTTCCGGTCCTTCGCGAAGGACTGCGTGGGGGAGTCCGACTGCCCGCTGGGCGGGAAGGGCACGACACCGGAGCAGGTCGGCAAGAACCTGAAGGCCTTCTTCCGGAAGCTGGACTCCGCGCCCATCGACGCGGGCGACGCGGACGGCCGCAAGCTGGGCGAGGCGCTGGCCACGACCGGTGTCATCGCCGCGATGTACGACGAGGGGGCCTGGCCGCAACTGCGCGAGGCCCTCACCACGGCCATGAAGGACAAGGACGGCGCGGGCCTGCTCGTGCTGTCCGACAGCTACTACGAGCGGGAGGCGGACGGTACGTACGCCAACCTGATGTCCGCCAACGCGGCGGTCAACTGCCTGGACCTGCCCGCCGCCTTCGCCTCCCCCGAGGAGGTCGAGAAGGGCGTCCCCGACTTTGAGAAGGCCTCCCCGGTCTTCGGCGAGGGCCTCGCCTGGGCCTCGCTGAACTGCGCCTACTGGCCGGTGAAGCCGACCGGCGAGCCGCACCGCATCGAGGCGAAGGGCGCGGCGCCGATCGTCGTCGTCGGTACGGTCCGGGACCCCGCGACGCCCTACCCCTGGGCGCAGTCCCTCGCCACCCAGCTCTCCTCCGGAGCGCTCCTGACCTACGACGGCGACGGCCACACGGCGTACGGCCGCGGCAGTGCCTGCATCGACTCCGCGATCAACCAGTACCTGCTCGAAGGCACCCCGCCGCAGAAGGGAAAGCGCTGCTCGGCGACCTGA
- the tmk gene encoding dTMP kinase: MTRAEQPTAHTPAPDDSLVADSRERAVRALLRVPQLRRLWSAQLVSGVGDALALLVLVLLALQAAVSDGSFGGGYRGVALAVSAVFGARMLATLLFGAVLLGPLTSLTAQDGPLDRRWTMVGADGVRAVLLIIAPLWIDWTPENALAVLLVTAFVIGVAERFWTVCRESAAPALLPAPPLEGATVRPLPDHMDALRRLALRTGFVAAPLAAAVLVVAGLLNNLLGAGLAWFDQHQAALASYVSAGLFAASLSVLTFLELPDVRTPRARSPLEGLRRPRTGSGIDKGRTGAIPLLVLACAAVAGAVAAAVAVAVLHAKDLGGGPVTFGLLVLAVTGGVVVGIRTAPKLLPSLSRRRLLALAIAFTGIALLAAGLVPDVTTVLLIVGLAGIGAGVAANTGHALLDQEAEDYRRTRTTEHLHAVVRVFVAVGVLVAPLVAAAIGPHRLENGKFVFAHGGAAFTLMLVGALLLPVAALVLAKADDRSGVPLRHDLRDALRGGDDPVQAPTDAGFFIALEGGDGAGKSTQAEALAEWIRAKGHEVVVTREPGATPVGKRLRSILLDVSSAGLSHRAEALLYAADRAEHVDTVVRPALERGAVVVSDRYIDSSVAYQGAGRDLSPTEVSRINRWATDGLVPHLTVLLDVAPETARERFTEAPDRLESEPAEFHARVRSGFLTLAAADPGRYLVVDAGQEAESVTTVIRHRLDVVLPLSEAEIKAKEEARKAAEEEARRKAEEEAARKAEEERLERERQEQLARLRAEEEERKRLELEEAQRREAERQAEEARQRAEAARVRAEQEKARQLAEEKARAAEEERRRKQAEEEARLRAEAEERRLEKQRKAEEALVRAEEARRAAEAAAAVAAATTASAAAAAAAREAAASAAPAAPAPSGGAGSGRAADGPRNESPRAGNGADESPRAGNGADESPRAGSGADESPDNESTVQTPMVTPTNASGGPVDETAVLPPVPPQDARTAGGPGAGSARGPAAGSAGDETAVLPQVPQLPQGAADETAVLPQVRDERGRGREPEDRVPPGYGDGYGDGYGAGAGASDGGTRELPQVDAEGRPRRRPRSDWAEETPLDDLPTLADELLGPREDDERDEGNGRRRR; encoded by the coding sequence ATGACGCGAGCCGAGCAGCCAACGGCCCACACTCCGGCCCCCGACGACTCCCTGGTCGCAGACTCACGGGAGCGAGCCGTCCGGGCGCTGTTGCGTGTGCCGCAACTGAGGCGGCTGTGGAGCGCCCAGCTGGTGAGCGGCGTCGGTGACGCCCTCGCCCTGCTGGTGCTGGTCCTGCTCGCCCTCCAGGCGGCGGTGTCCGACGGCTCCTTCGGAGGCGGCTACCGCGGCGTGGCCCTCGCCGTGTCGGCGGTCTTCGGCGCCCGCATGCTCGCGACGCTCCTCTTCGGAGCGGTGCTGCTGGGCCCGCTCACCTCGCTCACCGCCCAGGACGGTCCGCTCGACCGCCGCTGGACCATGGTCGGCGCGGACGGCGTACGGGCCGTACTGCTGATCATCGCGCCCCTGTGGATCGACTGGACCCCCGAGAACGCGCTGGCCGTGCTCCTCGTGACGGCGTTCGTCATCGGGGTCGCCGAACGCTTCTGGACGGTGTGCCGCGAGAGCGCGGCGCCCGCGCTGCTGCCCGCGCCGCCGCTGGAGGGCGCGACGGTACGACCGCTGCCCGACCACATGGACGCCCTGCGGCGCCTCGCCCTGCGTACGGGATTCGTCGCGGCGCCCCTCGCGGCGGCGGTGCTCGTCGTCGCCGGGCTCCTCAACAACCTGCTGGGCGCCGGACTCGCGTGGTTCGACCAGCACCAGGCGGCGCTCGCCTCGTACGTCTCCGCGGGCCTGTTCGCCGCGTCCCTGTCGGTGCTCACCTTCCTCGAACTGCCCGACGTGCGCACCCCGCGCGCGCGGTCGCCGCTGGAGGGACTGCGCCGCCCCAGGACGGGTTCCGGCATCGACAAGGGCCGTACGGGGGCCATCCCGCTCCTGGTGCTCGCCTGCGCGGCCGTCGCCGGAGCCGTCGCGGCGGCCGTCGCCGTGGCCGTGCTGCACGCCAAGGACCTGGGCGGCGGCCCGGTGACGTTCGGACTGCTGGTGCTCGCGGTGACCGGCGGGGTCGTGGTCGGCATCCGTACGGCGCCCAAGCTGCTGCCGTCGCTGTCGCGCAGGCGGCTGCTCGCCCTGGCGATCGCCTTCACGGGGATCGCGCTGCTCGCCGCCGGACTCGTCCCCGACGTCACCACCGTGCTCCTGATCGTCGGCCTCGCGGGCATCGGCGCGGGCGTCGCCGCCAACACCGGCCACGCCCTCCTCGACCAGGAGGCCGAGGACTACCGCCGCACGCGGACGACGGAACACCTGCACGCGGTCGTACGGGTCTTCGTGGCCGTCGGCGTCCTGGTGGCGCCGCTGGTGGCGGCCGCCATCGGTCCGCACCGCCTGGAGAACGGCAAGTTCGTGTTCGCGCACGGCGGCGCCGCCTTCACCCTGATGCTGGTCGGCGCGCTGCTCCTGCCGGTCGCCGCACTGGTCCTCGCCAAGGCCGACGACCGCTCCGGCGTACCCCTGCGGCACGACCTGCGGGACGCGCTGCGCGGCGGGGACGACCCGGTGCAGGCGCCCACCGACGCCGGGTTCTTCATCGCCCTGGAGGGCGGCGACGGAGCCGGCAAGTCCACCCAGGCCGAGGCCCTCGCGGAGTGGATCCGCGCCAAGGGGCACGAGGTCGTCGTGACGCGCGAGCCCGGCGCGACCCCCGTCGGCAAGCGGCTGCGGTCGATCCTGCTCGACGTGTCGTCGGCCGGCCTCTCGCACCGCGCGGAGGCGCTGCTGTACGCCGCCGACCGCGCGGAGCACGTGGACACCGTGGTGCGGCCCGCGCTGGAACGGGGCGCGGTCGTGGTCTCGGACCGGTACATCGACTCCTCGGTGGCCTACCAGGGGGCGGGGCGCGATCTGTCCCCCACCGAGGTCTCCCGCATCAACCGCTGGGCCACGGACGGGCTCGTACCGCATCTGACGGTCCTGCTGGACGTGGCGCCGGAGACCGCGCGCGAGCGGTTCACCGAGGCGCCGGACCGGCTGGAGTCGGAGCCCGCCGAGTTCCACGCGCGCGTGCGGTCCGGTTTCCTGACGCTGGCCGCCGCCGACCCCGGCCGCTACCTGGTCGTCGACGCCGGGCAGGAGGCCGAGTCCGTCACGACCGTGATCCGGCACCGGCTCGACGTGGTGCTGCCGCTCTCCGAGGCCGAGATCAAGGCCAAGGAGGAGGCACGCAAGGCCGCCGAGGAAGAGGCGCGCCGCAAGGCCGAGGAAGAGGCCGCCCGCAAGGCCGAGGAGGAGCGGCTGGAGCGCGAGCGCCAGGAGCAGCTCGCCCGGCTGCGCGCGGAGGAGGAAGAGCGCAAGCGGCTCGAACTGGAGGAGGCGCAGCGGCGCGAGGCCGAGCGGCAGGCCGAGGAGGCCCGCCAGCGCGCCGAGGCCGCACGCGTGCGTGCCGAGCAGGAGAAGGCCCGGCAGCTCGCCGAGGAGAAGGCCCGCGCGGCCGAGGAGGAGCGCCGGCGCAAGCAGGCCGAGGAGGAGGCGCGGCTGCGGGCCGAGGCCGAGGAGCGGCGCCTGGAGAAGCAGCGGAAGGCCGAGGAGGCGCTGGTCCGGGCCGAGGAGGCGCGGCGGGCCGCCGAGGCCGCGGCCGCCGTCGCGGCGGCCACCACCGCTTCCGCTGCTGCGGCGGCTGCGGCGCGGGAGGCGGCCGCGTCGGCCGCGCCCGCGGCCCCCGCGCCCTCCGGAGGGGCCGGGTCCGGTCGGGCGGCGGATGGTCCGCGCAACGAGAGCCCGCGCGCCGGAAACGGGGCCGACGAGAGCCCGCGCGCCGGAAACGGGGCCGACGAGAGCCCGCGCGCCGGAAGCGGGGCCGACGAGAGCCCGGACAACGAGAGCACCGTGCAGACGCCGATGGTGACGCCGACCAACGCGTCCGGCGGTCCGGTCGACGAGACGGCTGTGCTGCCTCCGGTGCCGCCGCAGGACGCCCGGACGGCCGGCGGTCCCGGCGCCGGTTCGGCCCGCGGCCCGGCCGCCGGTTCCGCCGGTGACGAGACGGCTGTGCTGCCGCAGGTGCCGCAGCTCCCGCAGGGCGCCGCCGACGAGACGGCGGTCCTTCCTCAGGTGCGTGACGAGCGAGGCCGTGGCCGTGAGCCCGAGGACCGGGTGCCGCCCGGGTACGGGGACGGCTACGGAGATGGCTACGGGGCGGGGGCCGGGGCCTCCGACGGCGGCACTCGTGAGCTGCCCCAGGTCGACGCCGAGGGCAGGCCCCGGCGGCGCCCCCGTTCGGACTGGGCGGAGGAGACCCCGCTGGACGATCTGCCGACGCTGGCCGACGAGTTGCTGGGCCCGCGCGAGGACGACGAGCGGGACGAGGGGAACGGGCGCCGGCGGCGCTGA
- the topA gene encoding type I DNA topoisomerase, with protein sequence MSPTSETAHGGRRLVIVESPAKAKTIKGYLGPGYVVEASVGHIRDLPNGAAEVPEKYTGEVRRLGVDVENDFQPIYVVNADKRSQVKKLKDLLKDSDELFLATDEDREGEAIAWHLLEVLKPKVPVHRMVFHEITKDAIRSAVANPRELNQRMVDAQETRRILDRLYGYEVSPVLWKKVMPRLSAGRVQSVATRLVVERERERIAFRSAEYWDLTGTFGTGRAGDRSDPSNLVARLTAVDGKRVAQGRDFDSLGQIKSANTLHLDEVNARALAAALENTDFAVRSVESKPYRRSPYAPFRTTTLQQEASRKLGFGAKSTMQVAQKLYENGFITYMRTDSTTLSDTAITAARAQVTQLYGASYLPDKPRTYAGKVKNAQEAHEAIRPSGDRFRTPAETGLTGDQFRLYELIWKRTVASQMKDAVGNSVTVKIAGRSSDGRDAEFSASGKTITFHGFLKAYVEGADDPNAELDDRERRLPQVEEGDPLSAEEISVDGHATKPPARYTEASLVKELEEREIGRPSTYASIIGTILDRGYVFKKGTALVPSFLSFAVVNLLEKHFGRLVDYDFTAKMEDDLDRIARGEAQSVPWLRRFYFGEGEATGAAEAGNGDGDHLGGLKELVTDLGAIDAREVSSFRVMGGDIMLRVGRYGPYVERGEKDSENHQRADVPEDLAPDELTVELAEELLAKPSGDFELGADPESGHQIIARDGRYGPYVTEVLPEGTPKTGKNAVKPRTASLFKSMSLDTVTLADALKLMSLPRVVGTDAEGVEITAQNGRYGPYLKKGTDSRSLTSEDQLFTITLDEALAIYAQPKQRGRAAAKPPLKELGADPVSGQPVVVKDGRFGAYVTDGETNATLRSGDSVEELTPERGFELLAEKRAKGPAKKTAKKAAKKAPAKKAPAKKTAAKKTAATKTAAKKTTTAKKTAAKKTTAKATAAKATAED encoded by the coding sequence TTGTCCCCGACCAGCGAGACCGCACACGGCGGCCGCCGACTCGTCATCGTCGAGTCGCCTGCCAAGGCGAAGACGATCAAGGGCTATCTCGGCCCCGGATACGTCGTCGAAGCGAGTGTCGGGCACATCCGCGACCTCCCCAACGGCGCCGCGGAGGTGCCCGAGAAATACACCGGCGAGGTGCGTCGGCTCGGCGTGGACGTCGAGAACGACTTCCAGCCGATCTACGTGGTCAACGCTGACAAAAGGTCGCAGGTAAAGAAGCTCAAGGACCTGCTGAAGGATTCCGACGAGCTCTTCCTCGCAACCGATGAGGACCGCGAGGGCGAGGCCATCGCGTGGCACCTCCTTGAGGTCCTGAAGCCCAAGGTCCCCGTCCACCGGATGGTCTTCCACGAGATCACCAAGGACGCCATCCGCAGCGCCGTCGCCAACCCGCGCGAGCTCAACCAGCGCATGGTCGACGCCCAGGAGACCCGCCGTATCCTCGACCGCCTCTACGGCTACGAGGTCTCGCCGGTCCTGTGGAAGAAGGTCATGCCGCGGCTGTCGGCCGGCCGCGTCCAGTCGGTCGCGACCCGTCTCGTCGTCGAGCGGGAGCGCGAGCGCATCGCCTTCCGCTCCGCCGAGTACTGGGACCTGACCGGCACCTTCGGCACCGGCCGCGCAGGCGACCGCAGCGACCCGTCGAACCTGGTCGCCCGGCTGACCGCGGTCGACGGCAAGCGGGTCGCCCAGGGCCGTGACTTCGACTCGCTCGGGCAGATCAAGAGCGCGAACACCCTTCACCTGGACGAGGTCAACGCCCGCGCGCTGGCCGCCGCCCTGGAGAACACGGACTTCGCCGTACGGTCCGTCGAGTCGAAGCCGTACCGACGCTCGCCGTACGCACCGTTCCGTACGACCACGCTCCAGCAGGAGGCGAGCCGCAAGCTCGGCTTCGGCGCGAAGTCCACGATGCAGGTGGCGCAGAAGCTGTACGAGAACGGCTTCATCACCTACATGCGTACGGACTCCACGACCCTCTCGGACACCGCGATCACCGCGGCCCGCGCTCAGGTCACGCAGCTCTACGGCGCCAGCTACCTGCCGGACAAGCCGCGCACGTACGCCGGGAAGGTGAAGAACGCGCAGGAGGCGCACGAGGCGATCCGTCCCTCGGGCGACCGTTTCCGCACCCCGGCCGAGACGGGTCTGACCGGCGACCAGTTCCGGCTGTACGAGCTGATCTGGAAGCGGACCGTCGCTTCCCAGATGAAGGACGCGGTCGGCAACTCCGTCACCGTGAAGATCGCGGGCAGGTCCTCCGACGGCCGGGACGCCGAGTTCAGCGCGTCCGGCAAGACGATCACCTTCCACGGCTTCCTGAAGGCGTACGTCGAGGGCGCGGACGACCCGAACGCCGAGCTGGACGACCGTGAGCGCCGCCTCCCGCAGGTCGAGGAGGGCGACCCGCTGTCCGCCGAGGAGATCTCGGTCGACGGCCACGCGACCAAGCCCCCGGCCCGTTACACCGAGGCCAGCCTGGTCAAGGAGCTCGAAGAGCGGGAGATCGGCCGCCCGTCGACGTACGCGTCGATCATCGGCACGATCCTCGACCGCGGCTATGTGTTCAAGAAGGGGACGGCCCTGGTGCCCTCCTTCCTGTCCTTCGCCGTGGTCAACCTCCTGGAGAAGCACTTCGGGCGGCTCGTCGACTACGACTTCACGGCCAAGATGGAGGACGACCTCGACCGCATCGCGCGGGGCGAGGCCCAGTCCGTCCCGTGGCTCAGGCGCTTCTACTTCGGCGAGGGTGAGGCGACCGGCGCCGCGGAGGCAGGCAACGGCGACGGGGACCACCTCGGCGGTCTCAAGGAGCTCGTCACCGACCTCGGTGCCATCGACGCCCGCGAGGTGTCGTCGTTCCGCGTGATGGGCGGCGACATCATGCTGCGCGTCGGCCGCTACGGCCCGTACGTGGAGCGCGGCGAGAAGGACTCCGAGAACCACCAGCGCGCCGACGTGCCCGAGGACCTGGCACCCGACGAGCTGACCGTCGAGCTCGCCGAGGAACTGCTCGCCAAGCCGAGCGGCGACTTCGAGCTGGGCGCCGACCCCGAGTCGGGCCACCAGATCATCGCCCGGGACGGCCGCTACGGCCCCTACGTCACCGAGGTGCTGCCCGAGGGCACCCCGAAGACCGGCAAGAACGCCGTGAAGCCGCGTACGGCCTCGCTCTTCAAGTCGATGTCCCTGGACACCGTGACCCTCGCGGACGCGCTCAAGCTGATGTCGCTGCCGCGCGTCGTCGGCACGGACGCCGAGGGCGTGGAGATCACCGCGCAGAACGGCCGCTACGGCCCGTACCTGAAGAAGGGCACCGACTCCCGCTCCCTCACGAGCGAGGACCAGCTCTTCACGATCACGCTCGACGAGGCCCTCGCGATCTACGCGCAGCCCAAGCAGCGGGGCCGCGCCGCCGCCAAGCCGCCGCTGAAGGAACTGGGCGCCGACCCGGTCAGCGGGCAGCCCGTCGTCGTCAAGGACGGCCGCTTCGGCGCGTACGTCACCGACGGCGAGACCAACGCGACCCTGCGGTCCGGCGACAGCGTCGAGGAGCTCACTCCGGAGCGGGGCTTCGAACTGCTCGCGGAGAAGCGGGCCAAGGGGCCGGCGAAGAAGACGGCCAAGAAGGCGGCGAAGAAGGCACCCGCCAAGAAGGCCCCCGCGAAGAAAACGGCGGCAAAGAAGACGGCTGCCACGAAAACGGCGGCAAAGAAGACCACCACCGCCAAGAAGACGGCCGCCAAGAAGACGACCGCGAAGGCCACGGCCGCCAAGGCGACCGCCGAGGACTGA
- a CDS encoding DNA polymerase III subunit delta', producing the protein MTVWDDLVGQEKVSEQLEAAARDADALVTAVAADAPLPEASKMTHAWLFTGPPGSGRSTTARAFAAALQCTSPDRALGGSPGCGFCDGCHTSLIGTHADVQIIRTDLLSIGVKETRDLVRRAQLSPAVGRWQVIVMEDADRLTEGAGNVLLKAVEEPAPRTVWLLCAPSLEDVLPTIRSRCRHLTLRTPSVAAVADVLVRRDGIEPDIAAAVARATQGHIGRARRLATDERARARRAAVLKLPLRVDDVGACLKAAQELIDAASEDAKQVAEEIDAKETEDMKAALGAAQGGRMPRGTAGVMKELEDKQKRRKTRTQRDSLDLALIDLTAFYRDVLALQFGTDLALANTEMQDALDRLTRGSSPEATLRRIEAIAACREALDRNVAPLLAVEAMTMALRAG; encoded by the coding sequence ATGACCGTATGGGACGACCTGGTGGGCCAGGAGAAGGTGAGCGAGCAGCTTGAGGCCGCCGCGCGGGACGCCGACGCCCTGGTCACCGCGGTAGCCGCCGACGCCCCGCTGCCCGAGGCCTCGAAGATGACGCACGCGTGGCTCTTCACGGGGCCGCCCGGTTCGGGCCGTTCCACCACGGCGCGCGCCTTCGCGGCGGCCCTGCAGTGCACCAGCCCCGACCGCGCCCTCGGCGGGAGCCCCGGCTGCGGATTCTGCGACGGCTGCCACACGAGCCTGATCGGTACGCACGCGGACGTGCAGATCATCCGCACCGATCTGCTCTCCATCGGTGTGAAGGAGACGCGCGACCTGGTCCGCCGCGCCCAGCTGTCCCCGGCGGTCGGCCGTTGGCAGGTCATCGTCATGGAGGACGCCGACCGCCTCACCGAGGGCGCGGGCAACGTCCTGCTGAAGGCCGTGGAGGAGCCAGCCCCCCGTACGGTCTGGCTCCTGTGCGCGCCCTCCCTGGAGGACGTGCTGCCCACGATCCGCTCCCGGTGCCGCCACCTCACGCTCCGGACGCCCTCGGTGGCCGCGGTCGCCGACGTCCTCGTACGCCGCGACGGCATCGAACCGGACATCGCCGCTGCCGTGGCCCGCGCCACCCAGGGCCACATCGGGCGCGCCCGGCGCCTCGCCACGGACGAGCGGGCCCGCGCGCGCCGGGCCGCCGTCCTGAAGCTGCCGTTGCGCGTCGACGACGTGGGCGCCTGCCTCAAGGCGGCCCAGGAGCTGATCGACGCGGCCTCCGAGGACGCCAAGCAGGTCGCCGAGGAGATCGACGCCAAGGAGACCGAGGACATGAAGGCGGCCCTCGGCGCGGCCCAGGGCGGCCGTATGCCGCGCGGCACCGCGGGCGTGATGAAGGAGCTGGAGGACAAGCAGAAGCGCCGCAAGACGCGTACGCAGCGCGACAGCCTGGACCTGGCCCTGATCGACCTCACGGCTTTCTACCGCGATGTGCTCGCCCTGCAGTTCGGCACGGACCTCGCCCTCGCCAACACGGAGATGCAGGACGCGCTGGACCGGCTGACCCGGGGCTCGTCGCCCGAGGCCACCCTGCGCCGGATCGAGGCGATCGCCGCGTGCCGGGAGGCCCTCGACCGGAACGTGGCACCGCTGCTCGCGGTGGAGGCCATGACGATGGCGCTGCGGGCGGGGTGA